The Comamonas sp. GB3 AK4-5 genome includes a region encoding these proteins:
- a CDS encoding ribonuclease P protein component, which produces MQRLKTRAQFQAAMSGGIISRTAHFALHRLVLEPIQAADATISTGPGSLPSAQGPQALFSVPGSVYPQDWIGPLIPKRWAKRSVTRHAIKRQAYAVAQASAPAFQAQPIRAAYVVRLRAGFDRKQFISACSDTLKAAVRAELEQLFASAARKAAASAKAQPAAAPPLQGVV; this is translated from the coding sequence ATGCAGCGGCTGAAGACGCGCGCGCAGTTCCAGGCGGCCATGTCGGGGGGAATCATCTCCCGGACGGCGCATTTCGCCTTGCACCGGCTGGTGCTGGAACCCATCCAGGCTGCCGACGCCACCATCTCTACCGGGCCCGGTTCCTTGCCATCTGCGCAAGGACCGCAGGCCCTGTTTTCCGTTCCTGGTTCGGTTTATCCACAGGACTGGATCGGTCCGCTGATTCCCAAGCGCTGGGCCAAGCGCTCCGTGACCCGTCATGCCATCAAACGCCAGGCCTATGCCGTGGCGCAGGCGAGTGCGCCCGCTTTCCAGGCCCAGCCCATCCGGGCGGCCTATGTGGTGCGACTGCGTGCGGGTTTTGACCGCAAGCAGTTCATCAGCGCTTGCTCCGATACACTCAAGGCTGCCGTTCGGGCCGAGCTGGAGCAGCTGTTTGCTTCAGCCGCGCGCAAAGCGGCGGCGTCCGCGAAAGCGCAGCCCGCTGCTGCGCCGCCTCTCCAAGGGGTGGTCTGA